The stretch of DNA TTAACGAACATTAATCAAGTGCTGCTACTGAGCTGGTCATCCGACATACACATCGATGACACAGTCTCTGGGCTCCAGGAACTCCAAGGCTGTGGGGGGACAGACACGCACGACCCACTTCAGTGAGGCTGGCTCTGCAGTACAAGTGTGTCCACAAGGTGGATGTGGAGGGTGGGGGAAAGTTAGGTGGAGAAGTGACTGGGTCTTGAAGGTCACTGGGGGAGCATCCCAGGCACAGAAGCAGGGGAAGCTGCCTGGCAGCCAGGGCAACACGTGTGAAGGGCAACCTTTCCAGTGTCTGACTGTGTAAGGCTAGTGGGTCCTTTGAGTAGTGGGAGCCAGTGTTGGAGGGTAGAGGCTGGGAGGATGGGATGAGCCTGGTGGGGAAGGATCTCTCTGGAGCTTCATCTATAGGGGAGTCGTGGAGAGATTTGCATTTCATGGTGTTCTAGAAAGAATTCTGCCCAGGGGAATGAACTGGCAAGAAAGAGATGAATTCCAGGAGAGCATTCAAAATGCCAGTGGTCCCAGAAGTGAGGAGAGCCAAGGGCCCAGGTCCTGGAAGTACTTTGTTGGTGGACTGGGCTGACCCCTCAGGACTGCATGATTCTCCGAATGGAGCAGAGAAGCATCTGTAATGAGGCTGAGGGTCCCATTCTGGTCATGctggtcatgctgctgctgctgctggggacAGGGTTTGGAAAGAGAAGACTCTAGGGACAAGCAGAAGTGAAGGGCTGTCAATTTGGGACACTTCTTATATGTGGGGCTCATGGAATCTTTGTGGAGACTtctgctgggaggtgggggcagggtttCCTCTGAGGGTCTAGGacttgtttagttggtaagttgtgtccaactcttttgcgccccaacatggactgaagcccgccaggctcctctgtccatgggatttcccaggcaagaatactgttttTTCGGTATTGAATACCAtaggcgtgggttgccatttcctactccgggggatcttccccaggagaacctgagtctcctgcattggcagatggattatttaccactgagccatgagggaagcccctagagcTTGTAGGTGGCTGAGTTTAGGGCATAGAAATCCTTTTCCTGGATTGTCTGTGATTTGAAAATAGGAGCGGAGTAAAACAAGGGGCTGACCCTTTGATGAGAGGACTGTGCCACCTCCAAGATGGTGCTGTCACAACCGAACAGCTGCAAGCAGAGAGCACGGTGCAGTGCAGTGTGATGCCGGGAGGTGGCAGCGTGGAGCTGCTGCTCCCCGGGATCCTCAGGAGCCCCTTTCCAAATGTCAGGTTGTAAACAGGACCGTAGAGTCTCCAGCTGCTGCAGTTCCCAGGAATCCCACAACGTCTGGCTGAGCCCTCTCATTTGCAAACAAGTCAGCTTAACATAGTGTCTTCCAGAATCCTGGAGGTCAGAGTTCCaagttaagtgaagtgaaatgaagtgaaatttgctcagttgtgtctgactctttgcgaccccatggactatagagtccatggaattcttcaggccagaatactggagtgggtagcctttcccttctccaggggatctttccaactcaggggtcgaacccaggtctcccgcattgcaggcagattctgtacagtccaagccaccagggaagccctagatacgTGAAGGGGATGTTCATTCAAGGGCTGCCATGTCATGTCATCCCGAGACCCCTCCTAGAGGTGCCAGATTTCTCCCATGGAGCCTCCATCTTGCCAGGCCCTCaaattgttgctgtttttgttatCATTATTTCCATGACGGTCACTACAGTTAACGGAGGGCAGGGGCTCTTTCTGAAACTTCACTGAGGCCCTTAGAGTTCACCAAGAGCCAGTGCAGCACATCTGGGAGGAAGATGTGGCTTCCTGGATGGCgctaacagtaaagaatccgtctgccaatgcaggagacgcgagagacgcaggttcaatccctgcatctggaagatcccctggagaaggaaatggcaagccactttagtattcttgcctggggactttcacagacagaggagcctggcaggctacagtccatggggtcgcaaagagtcgacacgactgagcacagagcaCAGCAAGAATGCAGACATCTGAGTTGAGAGCAGGCGAGTCAGGTAGCCCAGACTCTCTagcagaagacagagaagagtTCCTGGCTCTGAGAGTTCCTGGCTTTTACAGTGATGTCTTTACTCCCTTAGAGATGAAGAAGAGCATGAAAAATACGGCCCCAGGCAGGACGAGGAAGCCCCTGTTTCTCGGTGCCTCCGCTGCTGTGACCCTGGTACTCCTGTGTACCAGGCCATCCCGGTGCCGCAGATCAACATCACCATCCTGAAAGGTCAGGCACAGAGACCAGCCGAGGGCACCTTCCCCTGGGGAGCAGAGAGGGCGCTGCCCTGTCCTGATCGGACGGCGGGGCAGAAGATAGACttagggaggaggaggggcaggggcagatGGCTCCCTTGGGGCACTGAGCAGAAGCATGCTGTCATCTGGGGGGAGGAAGGAATTCTGTTTCTGAGGCTCTGGTCCCCTTCCAAGAGGAAAGGTTGGGGACAGGACCACGGGAGAAGAAGCCTCAGGGCAGCTCTGGGTCTCACCCCTCCTGCATTTGCACCGAAAGCCTCAGGGTCACGGTCCTGCGAGCAGCACATCACCTTGCACAGCCCGGCACAACAGAGTCGGGAAGCCAAACGGCCCCGGGTCCTACATCCCCGGGGCCCTGTGTCTGCAGTTCATCTGCTTCGAGAGAGCCATGGGCCTGGCCGCTGCTCCTGTTGCTTTTGGATAAATGCTTTACGTTGCAGGGATTttccagaaggaagaaaaaaaaattttgattgcTTCTGGATGAAAAGAGAAGAATCCTTGAGATTGCTTGACACCGTGTGTTTTCCCGTCCTGTTTAGGTGAGAAGGGCGACCGGGGAGACCGGGGCTTGCAAGGCAAATATGGCAAAACAGGGTCCGTGGGTGCCAGGGGCCACACGGGACCTAAAGGGCAGAAAGGGTCCATGGGGGCCCCCGGGGACCGCTGCAAGAACCACTACGCCGCCTTCTCCGTGGGCCGGAAGAAGCCCCTGCACAGCAACGACTACTACCAGACCGTGATCTTCGACACGGAGTTCGTGAACCTCTACAGCCACTTCAACATGTTCACGGGGAAATTCTACTGCTACGTGCCCGGCATCTACTTCTTTAGCCTCAACGTGCACACCTGGAACCAGAAGGAGACGTACCTGCACATCATGAAGAACGCAGAGGAGGTGGTGATCCTGTACGCGCAGGTGAGCGACCGCAGTATCATGCAGAGTCAGAGTCTGATGCTGGAGCTGCGGGACCA from Bos mutus isolate GX-2022 chromosome 19, NWIPB_WYAK_1.1, whole genome shotgun sequence encodes:
- the C1QTNF1 gene encoding complement C1q tumor necrosis factor-related protein 1, translating into MGSRGLRLALACCLLLAFACGLVLGRVPHGQQEQQEQEGTREPPMDHAERDEEEHEKYGPRQDEEAPVSRCLRCCDPGTPVYQAIPVPQINITILKGEKGDRGDRGLQGKYGKTGSVGARGHTGPKGQKGSMGAPGDRCKNHYAAFSVGRKKPLHSNDYYQTVIFDTEFVNLYSHFNMFTGKFYCYVPGIYFFSLNVHTWNQKETYLHIMKNAEEVVILYAQVSDRSIMQSQSLMLELRDQDEVWVRLFKGERENAIFSDEFDTYITFSGYLVKPANEP